In Cellulomonas sp. JZ18, the DNA window ACACGAAGAAGACGACCATGGGGATGAGCGCCACGACCGAGACGGTCATGAACATCGGCCAGTCGGTCGTGAACTCGGTGACGGCGTTGTAGACCTGCAGCACGATCGTCCGCTTCTCCGGGCTCGAGATGATGACGGTCGGCAGCAGGAAGTCGTTCCAGACCCACATGGTCTGGAAGATGCCGACCGTCACGAGGATCGGCTTGATGAGCGGCAGGACGATCCGCCAGAAGATCTGCACGTCCCCGGCGCCGTCGAGCCGGGCCGCCTCGATCAGCTCGTACGGCAGGGTGCGCATGTACCCCTGCACGAGGAAGTAGCAGAAGATCGACCCGCCCAGGTAGAGCAGGACCAGGCCGTTGAGGTCGTCCACCAGCCGGAACCCGACGAGGGTGCGGTACAGCGGGATGAGGGTCGACTGGCCGGGGACGACGAACCCGATGAGCAGCA includes these proteins:
- a CDS encoding carbohydrate ABC transporter permease encodes the protein MTTPLWRRTVLSVVMLALAAVVAVPLYYVLANTLKTQGEMVATPLGLPTDPVFGNYAQVLSDPRIYRSFANTLYVTAAAVLLQLAVGALAAYAMVVRTSRLNRILAAVLLIGFVVPGQSTLIPLYRTLVGFRLVDDLNGLVLLYLGGSIFCYFLVQGYMRTLPYELIEAARLDGAGDVQIFWRIVLPLIKPILVTVGIFQTMWVWNDFLLPTVIISSPEKRTIVLQVYNAVTEFTTDWPMFMTVSVVALIPMVVFFVFTQRHIASGLLAGSVKG